A single genomic interval of Polaribacter vadi harbors:
- a CDS encoding urocanate hydratase, whose protein sequence is MTFKEQILQGIPKILPAKKTYSKDANRAPKRKDILSIEEKQLAIKNALRYFPKEWHQELAIEFANELKEFGRIYMYRFKPNYKIFARAITEYPAETQQAAAIMLMIHNNLNPDVAQHPEELITYGGNGAVFQNWAQYLMVMQYLAIMTEEQTLHLYSGHPMGLFPSSKNAPRVVVTNGMMIPNYSKPNDWEKMNALGVTQYGQMTAGSFMYIGPQGIVHGTTITVMNAFRKILQKGENPNGKIFLTAGLGGMSGAQPKAGNIAGCITICAEVNRNAATKRHQQGWVDVLIDDIDVLVERTLKAQKNNEVVSIAFIGNIIDVWEKFDEENIFIHIGSDQTSLHIPWTGGYYPADLSYEESNILIRENPELFKEKVQASLRRHAKAINNHTKKGTYFFDYGNAFLLESSRAGADVMAKNNIDFKYPSYVQDILGPMCFDYGFGPFRWVCASGNSEDLDKTDEIAASILQELMEKSPEEIKLQMQDNITWIQNAKSNKMVVGSQARILYADAEGRIKIAEAFNNAIAKGEIGAVILGRDHHDVSGTDSPFRETSNIYDGSKFTADMAIHNVIGDSFRGATWVSIHNGGGVGWGEVINGGFGMLLDGTKEAEVKLKNMLFYDVNNGIARRSWARNDEAIFAIKREMERTPNLKITLPNLVEENILKNLF, encoded by the coding sequence ATGACATTTAAAGAGCAAATTCTACAAGGAATTCCAAAAATATTACCTGCAAAAAAAACATATTCAAAAGATGCTAATAGAGCACCAAAAAGAAAAGATATTCTATCTATTGAAGAAAAACAATTAGCAATAAAAAATGCTTTACGTTATTTTCCAAAAGAATGGCATCAAGAATTAGCAATCGAGTTTGCTAATGAACTGAAAGAATTTGGTAGAATTTACATGTATCGTTTTAAACCAAATTATAAAATATTTGCAAGAGCAATTACAGAATATCCTGCAGAAACACAACAAGCTGCAGCAATTATGCTAATGATTCATAATAACTTAAATCCTGATGTTGCACAGCACCCAGAAGAACTAATTACCTATGGAGGAAATGGTGCTGTTTTTCAAAATTGGGCACAATACCTTATGGTGATGCAATATTTGGCAATTATGACAGAAGAACAAACATTGCATTTATATTCTGGTCATCCTATGGGTTTATTTCCTTCTTCTAAAAATGCACCAAGAGTTGTGGTAACTAACGGAATGATGATTCCTAATTACTCAAAACCTAACGATTGGGAAAAAATGAATGCTTTAGGCGTAACTCAATATGGTCAAATGACGGCTGGTTCATTTATGTATATTGGTCCACAAGGAATTGTACATGGAACCACAATAACAGTAATGAATGCTTTTAGAAAAATATTACAAAAAGGTGAAAATCCGAATGGAAAAATATTTTTAACAGCAGGTTTAGGTGGCATGAGTGGTGCACAACCAAAAGCAGGAAATATTGCTGGCTGTATTACTATTTGCGCAGAAGTGAATAGAAACGCAGCCACAAAAAGACATCAACAAGGTTGGGTAGATGTTTTAATTGATGACATTGATGTTTTAGTTGAAAGAACATTAAAAGCCCAAAAAAATAACGAAGTTGTTTCCATAGCATTTATTGGAAATATTATTGATGTTTGGGAAAAATTTGACGAAGAAAATATTTTCATTCATATTGGTTCTGATCAAACATCGCTTCATATTCCTTGGACAGGAGGTTATTATCCTGCAGATTTATCTTACGAAGAATCTAATATTCTAATTAGAGAAAATCCCGAATTATTTAAAGAAAAAGTACAAGCATCTTTAAGAAGGCATGCAAAAGCTATCAATAATCATACTAAAAAAGGTACTTATTTCTTCGATTACGGAAATGCTTTTTTACTAGAATCTTCTAGAGCAGGTGCAGATGTTATGGCAAAAAATAATATCGATTTTAAATACCCTTCTTATGTACAAGATATTTTAGGACCTATGTGTTTCGATTATGGTTTTGGTCCTTTTAGATGGGTTTGTGCTTCTGGAAATTCTGAAGATTTAGATAAAACTGATGAAATTGCAGCAAGTATTTTGCAGGAATTAATGGAAAAATCTCCAGAAGAAATAAAACTTCAAATGCAAGACAACATCACTTGGATACAAAATGCAAAATCTAATAAAATGGTGGTTGGTTCGCAAGCAAGAATATTATATGCAGATGCAGAAGGACGTATTAAAATTGCTGAAGCGTTTAATAATGCCATTGCTAAAGGAGAAATTGGCGCCGTTATTTTAGGAAGAGATCACCATGATGTTAGTGGAACAGATTCTCCTTTTAGAGAAACTTCTAATATTTACGATGGAAGTAAATTTACAGCAGATATGGCAATTCATAATGTAATTGGAGACAGTTTTAGAGGTGCAACTTGGGTTTCTATTCATAATGGTGGTGGTGTTGGTTGGGGAGAAGTTATCAATGGTGGTTTTGGAATGTTATTAGATGGAACAAAAGAAGCCGAAGTAAAATTGAAAAACATGCTTTTCTATGATGTAAATAATGGAATCGCAAGAAGAAGTTGGGCTAGAAATGATGAAGCAATTTTTGCAATTAAAAGAGAAATGGAAAGAACACCAAATCTAAAAATTACTTTACCTAACTTAGTAGAAGAAAACATATTAAAAAACCTGTTTTAA
- the hutH gene encoding histidine ammonia-lyase, whose product MFKYGIDQLTLYKVQEIANGNLKAIINNEAKEKIISCRKKVEIITKNDKVVYGINTGFGPLCDVQISPEETNQLQKNLLITHAVGVGNNIDKQLSKLMMICKVHALCQGFSGVRLELIERIIYFIENNLLPTVPEQGSVGASGDLAPLSHLFLPLIGEGDFWVKNEIFSAKEILEKHNLKPLELQAKEGLGLINGTQFILAHTITGLLKMEYLLDLADISGAMSIEGYKGSSSPFREELHRIRPFKGSIKVAERMRNLFKDSQNITSHENCERVQDPYSMRCIPQVHGASRNAFYHLLELAEIEMNSVTDNPIVLSETEAISGGNFHGQPLAMALDYCSIAASELGNIADRRCYLLLEGKYGLPRLLTKSGGLNSGFMIPQYTTAALVTENKSLCFPPSADSIPTSLGQEDHVSMGSISGRQFNQILGNLEKILAIELMYAAQALEFRRPNTFSEIIEKNHSIIREEVDKLEDDRLLKDDIHNMIQLVKTKKLIVKYN is encoded by the coding sequence ATGTTCAAATACGGAATAGATCAGCTTACACTTTATAAAGTACAAGAAATAGCTAATGGTAATTTAAAAGCTATTATTAATAATGAAGCCAAAGAAAAAATAATTTCTTGCAGAAAGAAAGTAGAAATAATCACCAAAAACGACAAGGTAGTTTATGGCATCAACACTGGCTTTGGGCCTTTATGTGATGTACAAATTTCACCAGAAGAAACAAATCAACTTCAAAAAAATTTATTAATTACACATGCAGTTGGTGTAGGCAACAATATAGATAAACAATTATCTAAATTAATGATGATTTGTAAAGTACACGCACTTTGCCAAGGTTTTTCTGGTGTTAGACTAGAATTGATAGAGCGCATTATTTATTTTATCGAAAATAATTTATTACCAACGGTTCCAGAACAAGGTTCTGTTGGTGCTTCTGGAGATTTAGCACCACTTTCTCATTTATTTTTGCCTTTAATTGGTGAGGGTGATTTTTGGGTTAAAAATGAAATATTTTCAGCTAAAGAAATTTTAGAAAAACATAATTTAAAACCTTTAGAATTGCAAGCAAAAGAAGGTTTAGGTTTAATAAACGGAACTCAATTTATATTAGCACACACAATTACTGGTCTTCTAAAAATGGAATACTTATTAGATTTAGCAGATATCTCTGGCGCTATGAGTATTGAAGGTTACAAAGGAAGTTCTTCGCCATTTAGAGAAGAACTACATAGAATTAGGCCTTTTAAAGGAAGTATTAAAGTAGCAGAAAGAATGAGAAACCTTTTTAAAGATTCTCAAAACATTACTTCTCATGAAAACTGCGAACGTGTGCAAGATCCATATTCTATGCGTTGCATTCCACAAGTTCATGGTGCATCTAGAAATGCATTTTATCATTTATTAGAATTAGCAGAAATAGAAATGAATTCTGTTACAGACAACCCAATTGTTTTAAGTGAAACTGAGGCAATTTCTGGTGGTAATTTTCACGGACAACCATTGGCAATGGCTTTAGATTATTGTTCTATTGCAGCATCAGAATTAGGAAACATTGCAGACAGACGTTGTTATTTATTACTAGAAGGAAAATACGGTTTACCAAGATTATTAACAAAAAGTGGTGGTTTAAATTCTGGTTTTATGATACCACAATATACCACTGCAGCTTTAGTTACAGAAAATAAATCTTTGTGCTTTCCTCCTTCTGCAGATAGTATTCCTACTTCTTTAGGGCAAGAAGATCATGTTTCTATGGGAAGTATTTCTGGTAGACAATTTAATCAAATTTTAGGGAATTTAGAAAAAATACTAGCCATAGAATTAATGTACGCTGCACAAGCTTTAGAATTTCGAAGACCAAATACTTTTTCTGAAATCATAGAAAAAAATCACTCAATTATTAGAGAGGAAGTTGATAAGTTAGAAGATGACAGGCTTTTAAAGGATGATATTCACAATATGATTCAATTGGTAAAAACTAAAAAATTAATTGTAAAATATAATTAA
- a CDS encoding LysR substrate-binding domain-containing protein: MSYQIELRHIRYFLAVAEELHFRKAAEKLFISQPGLSRQIKLLEEELGVVLFERHNRKVVLTKVGEYLKTEFSLQLKTLSHTLDNAKLLHDGKKGELKIGYVGSAMQDVIPNLLLSFEKNHPDILFNLKEIDNQKQIEDLLSFSLDVGFVRLERVPRNLDIKVILKENFCLVLPENHLINEDNFKSLKQFKEDSFILFDSKYSASYYEKVMQIFDDCCFTPLVSHNTIHSSSIFKLVENGFGISIIPKSLAKKRGYKIKFIELEMISQKTTLSVIWNKKNTNPILNDVLKLL; this comes from the coding sequence ATGAGTTATCAAATAGAGTTAAGACATATACGTTATTTTTTAGCAGTTGCTGAAGAATTACATTTTAGAAAAGCTGCTGAGAAGTTGTTTATTTCTCAACCAGGATTAAGTAGGCAAATTAAATTATTAGAAGAAGAGTTGGGTGTTGTGTTATTTGAAAGACATAATAGAAAAGTGGTTTTAACAAAGGTTGGAGAGTATCTTAAAACGGAGTTTTCGCTTCAATTAAAAACACTTTCTCACACTTTAGACAATGCCAAATTATTGCACGATGGAAAAAAAGGGGAATTAAAAATTGGTTACGTTGGTTCTGCAATGCAAGATGTTATTCCTAATTTATTGCTGAGTTTCGAGAAGAATCATCCAGATATTTTATTTAATTTAAAGGAAATAGACAACCAAAAACAAATTGAAGATTTACTTTCTTTTTCTTTAGATGTTGGGTTTGTGCGTTTAGAAAGAGTTCCTAGAAATTTAGATATAAAAGTAATACTGAAAGAGAATTTTTGTTTGGTATTACCAGAGAATCATTTAATAAATGAAGATAATTTTAAAAGTTTAAAACAATTTAAAGAAGATTCATTTATTTTATTTGATTCAAAATACAGCGCTTCTTACTATGAAAAAGTAATGCAAATTTTTGATGATTGTTGTTTTACACCTTTAGTGTCTCATAATACCATTCACTCTAGTTCTATTTTTAAGTTGGTAGAAAACGGTTTTGGAATTTCTATTATACCAAAATCTTTGGCGAAAAAAAGAGGTTATAAAATTAAATTTATTGAGTTAGAGATGATTTCTCAGAAAACAACACTTTCTGTAATTTGGAACAAAAAAAATACAAATCCTATTTTAAATGATGTTTTGAAATTACTTTAA
- a CDS encoding DUF5675 family protein produces MELILERSYFKEGTNGALFASEKSQNRFVCQTIELPWQNNQRSISCIPEGKYELIARTSVKFKKHFILKDVENRSLILLHPANNAKRELRGCIAPVLHLSGIGKGLYSQRALDKLRFLIDRALENKERIFLTIKSSNYEYCRTL; encoded by the coding sequence ATGGAATTGATACTGGAAAGAAGTTATTTTAAGGAGGGTACCAACGGTGCTCTCTTTGCTTCTGAAAAATCTCAAAATAGATTTGTTTGTCAGACTATTGAATTGCCTTGGCAGAATAATCAGCGAAGTATTTCTTGCATACCGGAAGGGAAATATGAGTTGATTGCTCGTACATCAGTAAAGTTTAAAAAGCATTTTATTCTGAAAGATGTGGAAAACAGAAGTCTGATTCTACTTCATCCAGCAAACAATGCCAAAAGAGAATTGAGAGGTTGTATTGCCCCTGTATTACATCTCTCTGGTATTGGAAAAGGATTGTATTCACAAAGAGCTTTGGATAAGTTGCGTTTTCTTATCGATCGTGCTTTAGAAAATAAAGAACGCATTTTTTTAACTATTAAATCATCAAATTATGAATATTGTAGAACGTTATAA
- a CDS encoding amidohydrolase family protein has product MKYYLKIILLLITLIAYGCANPTSNKTKEENQQEFDTYVIKNVNVIPMTENNNEVIKSATVVIQNQKIISINDTLPKDSNVIDGTGKWLIPGLIDMHVHSITDINFKENKPTEGANYFLNTQDVMVPFITNGVTTIFDLDSRIEHFAQRNEIIEGKVIGPRMALAPLIDGGDNGKKVNTPEQGRQAVRIAKANGYNFIKVYSFLNAETFKAIVDEAEKQGLKVVGHIPDVFKGNLEEVFVPNFGLVAHAEEYSKHSKDFTVEDAEYFAQLAKKNNTWLTSSLTTMIWIGKQLRSVDSVRNSETLKYVYPLISNRWVNSNFYYNQTSPEFITRVDNLIDFQEKLIKAFNEAKVPIVAGTDAGIPGIVPGFSLQDELELLAAYGMTNEQVLASATRLPAQWLGIDHKVGTIEVGKYADLLLLDKNPLENIKNTRKIQGVFVNGTWLDKKKIETMLSDLAKWNTSMKDNDRYQWENRRNY; this is encoded by the coding sequence ATGAAATATTATCTGAAAATTATATTGCTGTTAATAACACTAATTGCCTATGGTTGTGCAAATCCTACTTCAAATAAAACAAAAGAAGAAAATCAACAAGAATTCGACACTTACGTCATAAAAAATGTGAATGTAATTCCGATGACAGAAAATAATAATGAGGTCATCAAAAGTGCAACTGTTGTAATCCAAAATCAAAAAATTATTTCAATTAATGATACCCTTCCAAAGGATTCAAATGTAATAGACGGAACAGGAAAATGGCTAATTCCGGGTCTTATTGATATGCACGTTCATAGCATTACAGATATAAACTTTAAAGAAAATAAGCCGACTGAAGGAGCTAATTACTTTTTAAATACGCAAGATGTAATGGTGCCGTTTATTACAAATGGTGTTACTACAATTTTTGATCTCGATTCGAGAATAGAACATTTTGCACAAAGAAATGAAATTATTGAAGGAAAAGTAATTGGACCTCGTATGGCTTTGGCGCCTTTAATTGACGGCGGAGATAATGGCAAAAAAGTAAATACTCCTGAACAAGGAAGACAGGCAGTAAGAATCGCAAAAGCTAATGGCTATAATTTTATTAAGGTATATTCTTTCTTAAATGCTGAAACTTTTAAAGCGATTGTTGATGAAGCGGAAAAACAAGGCTTAAAAGTTGTTGGACATATACCAGATGTATTTAAAGGCAATCTTGAAGAGGTTTTTGTGCCTAATTTTGGTTTGGTTGCTCACGCAGAAGAATACAGCAAGCATTCCAAAGATTTTACTGTAGAAGATGCAGAGTACTTTGCCCAATTAGCAAAAAAAAATAACACTTGGCTTACCAGTTCCCTAACCACTATGATTTGGATTGGAAAGCAACTGCGTTCAGTGGATAGTGTTCGAAATTCAGAAACACTTAAATATGTGTATCCACTCATAAGCAACAGATGGGTAAATTCAAATTTCTATTACAACCAAACAAGTCCTGAGTTTATTACTCGCGTCGACAATTTAATTGACTTTCAAGAAAAACTAATTAAGGCGTTTAATGAAGCAAAAGTTCCAATAGTTGCGGGTACAGACGCAGGTATTCCCGGTATTGTGCCAGGTTTTTCACTACAGGATGAACTAGAGTTATTGGCTGCTTATGGTATGACCAATGAACAAGTTTTAGCTTCTGCTACGCGACTGCCTGCTCAATGGTTAGGAATAGACCATAAAGTAGGAACTATCGAAGTTGGAAAATACGCTGACCTTTTATTATTAGATAAAAACCCATTAGAGAACATCAAAAATACAAGAAAAATTCAAGGCGTATTTGTAAATGGTACTTGGCTAGACAAAAAGAAAATTGAGACTATGCTTTCAGATTTGGCGAAGTGGAATACATCGATGAAAGACAATGACAGATACCAATGGGAAAATCGAAGAAACTACTAA
- a CDS encoding amidohydrolase family protein — protein sequence MNYFKYLNLIILLFVFTFYGCSNSTENKPKDQVVQKQSLFAIKNVNIIPMTIENNLIENATVVIENKKILSINESIPNGAKIIDGTSKWLIPGLIDMHVHTNADLNFRENTPTQGATFFMDTQDVMTTYIVNGVTTIFELGGRVEHFAQRNEITKGKVIGPRMAIAPMINGGDPNNGGRTVNTASDARQAVRSIKAEGYNFVKAYSSLNMESFQAVVDEAQKQGLKVVGHIPDAFKGKTEKAFIPNFGLVAHAEEFSKQIRNQPKTKKEAQYFAQLSKENNTWLTPNLIAIVKIRDQVQSLDSIASMESLKYVHPLLQDKWLHSNNYHKHSSPEFINYLDSLIVFHKEMVVAFREAGVPMVAGTDAGVSGVVTGFALHDELELLVDAGLTNEEALISATRLPSEWLKINEIVGTIEVGKYADLLLLDANPLENIQNTRKISGVFANGTWVDRNKIDKMLSELAHWNTSMKEKYKWKNRRKY from the coding sequence ATGAACTATTTTAAATATTTGAACCTTATCATTTTATTATTTGTCTTTACTTTTTACGGGTGTTCAAATTCAACTGAAAACAAACCAAAAGATCAAGTAGTTCAAAAACAATCCCTTTTTGCAATCAAGAATGTAAATATCATTCCAATGACTATTGAAAACAATCTCATTGAAAATGCAACAGTAGTCATTGAAAACAAGAAAATTTTATCAATCAATGAGTCAATTCCCAATGGTGCGAAAATAATTGACGGAACAAGCAAATGGTTAATCCCAGGTCTTATAGATATGCATGTCCATACCAATGCCGATTTAAATTTCAGAGAAAACACACCTACTCAAGGAGCAACATTTTTTATGGACACCCAAGATGTGATGACAACATACATCGTAAATGGGGTAACAACCATATTTGAACTTGGAGGAAGAGTTGAGCATTTTGCACAAAGAAATGAAATTACAAAAGGAAAAGTGATTGGCCCTCGAATGGCAATAGCACCTATGATAAATGGTGGAGATCCAAATAATGGTGGAAGAACTGTAAACACTGCTTCAGATGCAAGACAGGCAGTACGAAGTATAAAAGCAGAAGGGTACAACTTCGTTAAAGCATATTCTAGTTTAAATATGGAGTCTTTTCAAGCAGTTGTAGATGAAGCTCAAAAACAAGGTCTTAAAGTTGTGGGTCATATACCAGATGCATTCAAAGGAAAAACAGAAAAGGCTTTTATTCCAAATTTTGGATTAGTTGCACATGCTGAAGAATTTTCAAAACAGATAAGAAATCAACCCAAGACAAAAAAAGAGGCTCAATATTTTGCTCAATTGTCAAAAGAGAATAACACCTGGCTAACTCCAAACTTGATTGCAATTGTCAAAATTAGAGACCAAGTGCAATCACTTGACTCAATTGCTTCAATGGAATCTTTAAAATATGTACATCCACTTTTGCAAGACAAATGGTTGCATTCAAACAATTATCACAAACATTCCAGTCCTGAATTTATCAATTACTTAGACAGCCTGATTGTATTCCACAAAGAAATGGTGGTGGCTTTTAGGGAAGCTGGAGTTCCAATGGTAGCAGGAACTGATGCAGGAGTTTCAGGAGTGGTAACGGGTTTTGCACTACACGACGAGCTTGAGTTGTTAGTTGATGCTGGCCTAACAAATGAGGAAGCGTTAATATCAGCTACGAGACTGCCTTCTGAATGGTTAAAAATTAATGAAATTGTCGGAACAATTGAAGTTGGTAAATATGCTGATCTTCTGTTATTAGATGCAAATCCTCTTGAAAATATTCAAAATACACGAAAAATAAGCGGAGTTTTTGCAAACGGAACTTGGGTTGATAGAAATAAGATTGATAAAATGCTATCGGAATTAGCTCATTGGAATACTTCAATGAAAGAGAAGTACAAATGGAAAAATAGAAGAAAATATTGA